A single Methylobacterium sp. 17Sr1-1 DNA region contains:
- a CDS encoding DUF29 domain-containing protein, which produces MPRLADRAPDPGAAYVTDFHRWTREQADALASRDHARLDVVNLLDEVESVDRGQRTALESHLCVLLVHLLKFRMQPQRATPSWRHTLKAQRTAFARLIARNPSLRAYPAAILDATYRDAARDTAGETGMDPRLFPQAAPFTLNQILDPEFEP; this is translated from the coding sequence ATGCCCAGGCTCGCCGACCGGGCGCCGGATCCCGGCGCCGCCTACGTCACGGACTTCCATCGCTGGACCCGGGAGCAGGCCGATGCCCTCGCCTCCCGCGATCACGCACGTCTCGATGTCGTCAACCTGCTCGATGAGGTGGAGAGCGTGGACCGCGGCCAGCGTACGGCGCTCGAATCCCACCTGTGCGTGCTCCTCGTCCACCTGCTGAAGTTCCGGATGCAGCCGCAGCGAGCGACGCCGAGCTGGCGTCACACTCTCAAGGCGCAGCGCACGGCGTTCGCCCGCCTGATCGCCCGCAACCCGAGCCTGCGCGCCTATCCCGCGGCGATTCTCGACGCGACCTATCGGGACGCGGCGCGGGATACCGCCGGGGAGACCGGAATGGATCCGCGCCTCTTTCCGCAGGCCGCGCCCTTCACGCTCAATCAGATCCTCGACCCGGAATTCGAGCCGTGA
- a CDS encoding DUF29 domain-containing protein, whose translation MSETDRRALFSMDLSAWAEEQVHLLAAGEVEAIDHAHIAEIVRDLGDRERREIRDRLGVILTGLLPWAAEVDLRCDAWAITIDRQRRLVASRLDDSPSLRPELPWLVAEVYPEAKARAVLESALFDDSFSESCSFTDEEILTPGFLPDPHGDDAIRGAGWWRREATR comes from the coding sequence GTGAGCGAGACCGACCGGCGCGCTCTGTTCTCGATGGACCTCAGCGCCTGGGCCGAGGAGCAGGTGCACCTCCTCGCGGCGGGCGAAGTCGAGGCGATCGACCATGCCCACATCGCCGAGATCGTCCGCGACCTCGGCGACCGCGAGCGGCGGGAGATCCGGGACCGCCTCGGGGTGATCCTGACCGGCCTCCTGCCCTGGGCCGCGGAGGTCGATCTGCGCTGCGACGCCTGGGCGATCACGATCGACCGGCAGCGCCGGCTGGTCGCGTCCCGCCTCGACGACAGCCCGAGCCTGCGGCCGGAGCTTCCCTGGCTCGTGGCGGAGGTCTATCCCGAGGCCAAGGCCCGCGCCGTGCTGGAGAGTGCCCTGTTCGACGACAGCTTTTCGGAATCCTGCTCGTTCACGGACGAGGAGATCCTGACGCCCGGCTTCCTGCCGGACCCTCACGGCGACGATGCAATCCGCGGGGCCGGCTGGTGGCGGCGCGAGGCGACGCGATGA
- a CDS encoding urease accessory protein UreE: MIRATRVIRRDALGSGEIVDRIVLDSGDRHRRRMAMRGVGGLAFLLDLPEPAVLDDGDALRLEDGRLIWVEAAPERLLEIRAPTDRALKRLIWHIGNRHIPAEIGTDALWIAHDHVLAAMVEGLGGTATPVERPFRPEGGAYAGGHAHDHGHGGHGHHHHDGHSHDHSHG; encoded by the coding sequence ATGATCCGCGCCACCCGCGTCATCCGCCGCGACGCCCTCGGCTCCGGCGAGATCGTCGACCGCATCGTGCTCGATTCCGGCGACCGGCACCGCCGCCGCATGGCGATGCGGGGCGTCGGCGGCCTCGCCTTCCTGCTCGATCTGCCGGAACCCGCCGTGCTCGACGACGGCGACGCGCTGCGCCTCGAGGACGGTCGCCTGATCTGGGTCGAGGCCGCGCCCGAGCGGCTGCTCGAGATCCGGGCGCCCACCGACCGCGCCCTCAAGCGGCTGATCTGGCACATCGGCAACCGGCACATCCCGGCCGAGATCGGCACCGACGCGCTGTGGATCGCCCACGACCACGTGCTCGCCGCGATGGTCGAGGGCCTGGGCGGCACCGCGACCCCGGTGGAGCGGCCGTTCCGGCCCGAAGGCGGGGCCTATGCGGGCGGGCACGCGCACGACCATGGGCATGGTGGGCACGGGCACCACCACCATGACGGCCATTCGCACGACCACTCCCATGGCTGA
- a CDS encoding urease accessory UreF family protein — protein MAERVPDALVLLAWLSPGYPVGAYAYSHGLEWAVEAGDVRDEASLRDWLADVLEHGAGRSDAILAAHAHDAAAAGDADALVAVNDLALALSPSRELHLETSQQGRSFLDATRAAWDVPRLADLGARLDGPVAYPVAVGAAAGAHGLDRGTVLAAYLAAFLQNLVSASLRLAPVGQTAGTRVVAALMPRAASLAHAVQGVPLDEAGTATVRLDLGSFRHETQYTRIFRS, from the coding sequence ATGGCTGAGCGGGTTCCGGACGCCCTGGTGCTGCTCGCCTGGCTGTCTCCCGGCTACCCGGTGGGCGCCTATGCCTATTCGCACGGGCTCGAATGGGCGGTGGAGGCCGGCGACGTGCGCGACGAGGCGTCCCTGCGCGACTGGCTCGCCGACGTGCTGGAGCACGGTGCCGGCCGCAGCGACGCGATCCTGGCCGCCCACGCGCACGACGCGGCGGCGGCGGGCGACGCGGACGCGCTGGTGGCGGTGAACGACCTCGCCCTGGCGCTCAGCCCCTCGCGCGAGCTCCACCTGGAGACCAGCCAGCAGGGCCGCTCGTTCCTCGACGCGACCCGCGCCGCCTGGGACGTCCCGCGCCTCGCGGACCTCGGCGCCCGTCTCGACGGGCCGGTGGCCTACCCGGTCGCGGTCGGCGCGGCGGCGGGCGCCCACGGGCTCGACCGCGGCACGGTGCTGGCGGCCTATCTGGCGGCCTTCCTGCAGAACCTCGTCTCGGCCAGCCTGCGCCTGGCTCCCGTCGGCCAGACCGCCGGCACGCGGGTGGTGGCGGCGCTGATGCCCCGGGCGGCTTCCTTGGCGCATGCGGTGCAGGGTGTGCCCCTCGACGAGGCCGGGACGGCGACCGTGCGGCTCGATCTCGGCTCGTTCCGGCACGAGACGCAGTATACGCGGATCTTCCGGTCGTAG
- a CDS encoding xanthine dehydrogenase family protein molybdopterin-binding subunit, with translation MDMSQPIGVTPLDTHANGPVGQPIDRVDGPLKVTGHAPYAYESREMANPGYGFVVTATIAKGRIRDIDTAAAERMPGVVHVLTHRNVPPQGEKKEQVGPLLTGTEIKHWGQPVALVVAESFEEARAAAMAVRVTYDQEKGSYVLADALGEARKPEKAKTPPDTSLGDFEGGFASAPVKIDVRYTTPVQSHAMMEPHATIAAWEGDKVTLITANQMPNRGQDALASVFKLPKDNVRLISRFVGGGFGGKLQPQADAILAALASKTLNGRPVKIALTRQQVFHVTTRRSDTVQRVRLGADRDGKLTAIAHESWSDTTPGDSFFETSANVTRSLYAAPNRLTAHRLASLDLPLSSSMRAPGEAVGMLAFECAMDELAEALNLDPIELRIRNEPAQDPEKHVPFSTRQLVPCLKEGARRFGWDKRNPKPGSVRDGQWMVGHGVSAAARLNPLQPAKARVRLDPDGTLTARMAMTDIGTGTYTILSQIAAEMLGVKVSQVKMVLGDTADPMSSGSGGSFGAASSGSALYMACDALRAQLLAKTDLEPKNAVFADGRITSGNRSAALADLIGSGMEAEGEIKPGENEKKFSQYSYGAHFAEVGVDSDTGEIRLRRMLGVFTGGRILNPKTARSQAIGGMVFGVGAALMEAIEVDPRYGSFVNHDLAEYHVPVHADLPEIDAVFLPELDDKANPLKSKGLGELGICGAGAALANAVYNATGIRIRDYPLTLDKILEGFTARETGQRRA, from the coding sequence ATGGACATGAGCCAGCCGATCGGCGTCACGCCCCTCGATACGCACGCGAACGGTCCGGTGGGCCAGCCGATCGACCGCGTCGACGGCCCCCTGAAGGTCACCGGCCACGCTCCTTACGCCTACGAGAGCCGGGAGATGGCGAATCCCGGCTACGGCTTCGTCGTGACGGCGACGATCGCCAAGGGCCGCATCCGCGACATCGATACCGCGGCTGCCGAGCGGATGCCGGGCGTCGTCCACGTGCTGACCCACCGCAACGTGCCGCCCCAGGGCGAGAAGAAGGAGCAGGTCGGCCCGCTGCTGACCGGCACCGAGATCAAGCATTGGGGTCAGCCGGTCGCCCTGGTGGTGGCCGAGAGCTTCGAGGAGGCCCGGGCGGCGGCGATGGCCGTGCGCGTGACGTACGACCAGGAGAAGGGATCCTACGTGCTCGCCGACGCGCTCGGCGAGGCACGAAAGCCCGAGAAGGCGAAGACGCCGCCGGATACGAGCCTCGGGGATTTCGAGGGCGGCTTCGCCTCGGCGCCGGTCAAGATCGACGTGCGCTACACCACGCCGGTGCAGAGCCACGCGATGATGGAGCCGCACGCCACGATCGCGGCCTGGGAGGGTGACAAGGTCACGCTGATCACCGCCAACCAGATGCCGAATCGCGGCCAGGACGCCCTCGCCTCGGTGTTCAAGTTGCCGAAGGACAACGTGCGGCTGATCAGCCGCTTCGTCGGCGGCGGCTTCGGCGGCAAGCTCCAGCCGCAGGCCGACGCGATCCTGGCGGCGCTCGCCTCGAAGACCCTGAACGGCCGGCCGGTGAAGATCGCGCTCACCCGCCAGCAGGTCTTCCACGTCACCACGCGGCGCTCGGACACGGTGCAGCGGGTGCGCCTGGGCGCCGACCGGGACGGCAAGCTGACGGCGATCGCGCACGAATCCTGGTCCGACACCACGCCGGGCGACAGCTTCTTCGAGACCTCGGCCAACGTCACCCGCTCGCTCTACGCCGCGCCGAACCGCCTGACGGCGCACCGGCTGGCCTCGCTCGACCTGCCGCTCTCCTCCTCGATGCGCGCCCCCGGCGAGGCGGTCGGCATGCTGGCCTTCGAATGTGCCATGGACGAACTCGCCGAGGCGCTGAACCTCGACCCGATCGAGCTGCGCATCCGCAACGAGCCGGCACAGGACCCCGAGAAGCACGTCCCGTTCTCGACCCGCCAGCTCGTGCCCTGCCTGAAGGAGGGTGCGCGCCGCTTCGGCTGGGACAAGCGCAACCCGAAGCCCGGTTCGGTCCGGGACGGGCAGTGGATGGTCGGCCACGGCGTCTCGGCGGCGGCGCGCCTCAACCCGCTTCAGCCGGCCAAGGCGCGGGTACGCCTCGACCCGGACGGAACGCTCACCGCCCGGATGGCGATGACCGACATCGGCACCGGCACCTACACGATCCTGAGCCAGATCGCCGCCGAGATGCTCGGTGTGAAGGTCTCTCAGGTGAAGATGGTCCTCGGCGACACCGCCGATCCGATGTCCTCCGGCTCCGGCGGCTCGTTCGGTGCGGCCTCGTCCGGCTCGGCGCTCTACATGGCCTGCGACGCCCTTCGCGCGCAGCTCCTGGCGAAGACCGACCTGGAGCCGAAGAACGCGGTCTTCGCTGACGGCCGGATCACCTCGGGCAACCGCTCGGCGGCCTTGGCCGACCTGATCGGTTCCGGAATGGAAGCCGAGGGCGAGATCAAGCCGGGCGAGAACGAGAAGAAGTTTTCGCAATACTCCTACGGCGCGCATTTCGCCGAGGTCGGTGTCGACTCCGACACCGGCGAGATCCGGCTGCGGCGGATGCTCGGCGTCTTCACCGGCGGGCGCATCCTCAACCCGAAGACCGCCCGCTCGCAGGCGATCGGCGGCATGGTGTTCGGCGTCGGCGCGGCCCTGATGGAGGCGATCGAGGTCGATCCGCGCTACGGCAGCTTCGTCAACCACGACCTCGCCGAGTACCACGTGCCGGTCCATGCCGACCTGCCGGAGATCGACGCGGTGTTCCTGCCGGAGCTCGACGACAAGGCGAACCCGCTGAAGAGCAAGGGCTTAGGGGAGCTCGGCATCTGCGGCGCAGGGGCGGCCTTGGCGAACGCGGTCTACAACGCGACCGGGATCCGGATCCGCGACTATCCGCTGACGCTGGACAAGATCCTGGAGGGGTTCACCGCGCGGGAGACCGGGCAGCGGCGGGCGTGA
- a CDS encoding xanthine dehydrogenase family protein subunit M produces the protein MKAFTYERPASVAEAAKAVAGQPNARFIAGGTNLLDLMKLQIETPAHLVDVNRLPLDKIEATADGGLRIGAMVRNADLAADERVRRDYGVLSRALLAGASGQLRNKATTAGNLLQRTRCPYFYDTAMPCNKRQPGSGCSAIQGFNRILAVVGTSEHCIATHPSDMAVAMRALDATVETVTPEGAERKIPIADLHRLPGDTPQVETTLTPGEIITAVTLPAPVKGRHVYRKVRDRASYAFALVSVAAVIEAEGNTVRSARLAFGGLAHKPWRVTEAEAALVREGVGAAGEAALKGARGYGANDFKIPLAKRTLAAAVAEAMRA, from the coding sequence ATGAAGGCTTTCACCTACGAGCGCCCCGCCAGCGTGGCGGAGGCCGCCAAGGCCGTGGCGGGCCAGCCGAACGCCCGCTTCATCGCCGGGGGCACCAACCTCCTCGACCTGATGAAGCTGCAGATCGAGACGCCGGCCCACCTCGTCGACGTCAACCGCCTGCCACTCGATAAGATCGAGGCGACGGCGGACGGTGGTTTGCGCATCGGCGCGATGGTGCGCAACGCCGATCTCGCCGCCGACGAGCGGGTGCGGCGCGATTACGGCGTGCTGTCGCGCGCGCTGCTCGCCGGCGCCTCGGGCCAGCTGCGCAACAAGGCGACGACGGCCGGCAACCTGTTGCAGCGCACCCGCTGCCCGTACTTCTACGACACCGCGATGCCGTGCAACAAACGCCAGCCCGGCTCCGGGTGCTCGGCGATTCAGGGGTTCAACCGCATCCTGGCGGTGGTCGGCACCTCCGAGCACTGCATCGCGACGCACCCTTCCGACATGGCCGTCGCCATGCGGGCGCTCGACGCCACGGTCGAGACGGTCACCCCGGAGGGCGCGGAGCGAAAGATCCCGATCGCCGACCTGCACCGCCTGCCCGGCGACACGCCGCAGGTCGAGACCACGCTCACGCCCGGCGAGATCATCACCGCCGTGACCCTGCCGGCGCCGGTGAAGGGCCGACACGTCTACCGCAAGGTGCGCGATCGCGCGTCCTACGCCTTCGCCCTCGTCTCGGTGGCGGCGGTGATCGAGGCGGAAGGCAACACGGTTCGCTCGGCCCGCCTCGCCTTCGGCGGCCTCGCCCACAAGCCGTGGCGGGTGACGGAGGCGGAAGCCGCTCTGGTGCGCGAGGGCGTCGGCGCCGCCGGCGAGGCGGCGTTGAAGGGCGCCCGCGGCTACGGCGCCAACGACTTCAAGATCCCGCTCGCCAAGCGCACCCTCGCGGCCGCCGTCGCCGAGGCGATGCGCGCCTGA
- the paoA gene encoding aldehyde dehydrogenase iron-sulfur subunit PaoA: MDKSDSAPRLTRRSVLESGVAAAAVLGFAGPLRAATPPAQAPTPQALAAEPATPRMPVTLQVNGQARPLEVDPRTTLLDALRERIGLTGSKKGCDHGQCGACTVLVNGRRINSCLTLAVMHEGDEIRTIEGLAEGDDLHPLQAAFVKHDGFQCGYCTPGQICSAAGMLNEAKAGWPSTVTQDLTAKVALTDAEIRERMSGNICRCSAYPNIVAAIREAGGAATRL; encoded by the coding sequence ATGGACAAGTCCGATTCCGCGCCGCGGTTGACGCGCCGGAGCGTTCTGGAGAGCGGCGTCGCCGCCGCGGCGGTACTGGGCTTCGCCGGACCGCTTCGGGCCGCGACCCCGCCGGCTCAAGCGCCCACGCCGCAGGCCCTCGCCGCAGAGCCGGCCACGCCGCGCATGCCGGTGACCCTCCAGGTCAACGGCCAGGCCCGGCCCCTCGAGGTCGATCCGCGCACCACGCTCCTCGATGCCCTGCGCGAGCGCATCGGCCTCACCGGCTCGAAGAAGGGCTGCGACCATGGCCAGTGCGGCGCCTGCACGGTTCTGGTCAACGGAAGGCGGATCAATTCGTGCCTGACCCTCGCGGTGATGCACGAGGGCGACGAGATCCGGACCATCGAGGGTCTGGCCGAGGGCGATGACCTGCACCCGCTCCAGGCCGCCTTCGTCAAGCATGACGGCTTCCAGTGCGGCTACTGCACGCCGGGGCAGATCTGCTCGGCCGCCGGAATGCTGAACGAGGCCAAGGCCGGCTGGCCCTCGACCGTGACCCAGGACCTGACCGCCAAGGTCGCCCTGACCGACGCGGAGATCCGCGAGCGGATGAGCGGCAACATCTGCCGCTGCTCCGCCTACCCGAACATCGTCGCGGCGATCCGCGAGGCCGGCGGCGCGGCGACGCGGCTCTGA
- a CDS encoding GNAT family N-acetyltransferase — translation MSGHPASSSAVTIRPAAPEDLDALMALEVAAFATDRAERRAIRHAIASPSISLLVALDGAVLVGAATIERRRGSRRARLSSIAVAPSRAGTGLGRVLLAAAEAEALARGCGFLRLEVREDNGAGIRLYERSGYRRFETVEEYYEDGTTAWRYEKALGERAETPAPS, via the coding sequence GTGAGCGGTCATCCCGCCTCCTCCTCGGCCGTGACGATCCGGCCGGCGGCGCCTGAGGACCTCGACGCCCTGATGGCGCTCGAGGTCGCGGCCTTCGCCACCGACCGGGCGGAGCGCCGGGCGATCCGCCACGCCATCGCGTCGCCGTCGATCTCGCTTCTCGTCGCCCTCGACGGTGCGGTGCTGGTCGGCGCCGCCACGATCGAGCGCCGGCGCGGCAGCCGGCGCGCCCGCCTGTCCTCGATCGCGGTGGCGCCGAGCCGGGCCGGCACCGGCCTCGGCCGGGTGCTGCTCGCCGCCGCCGAGGCCGAGGCCCTGGCCCGGGGCTGCGGCTTCTTGCGCCTGGAGGTCCGCGAGGACAACGGCGCCGGCATCCGCCTCTACGAGCGCAGCGGCTACCGACGCTTCGAGACCGTGGAAGAGTATTACGAGGACGGCACCACCGCCTGGCGCTACGAGAAGGCGCTCGGGGAGAGGGCTGAGACGCCTGCCCCGTCCTGA
- a CDS encoding glucan biosynthesis protein G → MTIAPSRRALLAGLLSSAALSRAASAQVGPTQPGPSALPPPDPAPAPSGPPRFRFDEVVRRAKALAGAPFEANVAPLPAPLGSLDYDAWRDIRFRPDKALLGDQDGPFRLQLFHLGFLYTRPVTVNVVRDGVPTPIPYQPGLFDYGRTTIDKPLPVNLGFAGFRLHYPLNKPGVLDELISFLGASYYRFLGRDQLYGLSARGLAVNVESVGGPEEFPVFREFWIEMPPKGADRAVIYALLDGPSCTGAFQFLVYPGDETVVDVRCSLHPRRELATVGIAPLTSMFFIGENDRHHSDDYRPELHDSDGLLMQSGGGEWIWRPLRNPKERWISAFEDRNPKGFGLMQRDRVFEDYQDLEAFYHRRPGYWVEPQGEWGEGTVRLVELPTGNETHDNIVASWQPKQPYKPGEAVELSYKIRALAETDDLHPGGRVVNTYVARTTASGGTADASEPRTRRFLVDFSGGDLAYWLTDPKAVEIVPSTTQGKITAISLVPNLHVKGFRAAIDVRLDQAGQSTELRAFLRARGQTLTETWTYPWKAA, encoded by the coding sequence ATGACCATCGCACCCTCGCGCCGCGCGCTCCTCGCCGGCCTGCTCTCCTCCGCCGCCCTGAGCCGGGCCGCCTCCGCCCAGGTCGGACCGACCCAGCCCGGGCCGAGCGCCCTGCCGCCGCCCGATCCGGCCCCGGCGCCGTCGGGCCCGCCCCGCTTCCGCTTCGACGAGGTGGTGCGCCGGGCGAAGGCGCTGGCCGGTGCGCCGTTCGAGGCCAACGTCGCGCCGCTGCCGGCCCCGCTCGGCTCCCTCGACTACGACGCCTGGCGCGACATCCGCTTCCGGCCCGACAAGGCGCTGCTGGGTGACCAGGATGGCCCGTTCCGGCTCCAGCTGTTCCATCTCGGCTTCCTCTACACCCGCCCGGTCACCGTGAACGTGGTGCGCGACGGGGTGCCGACGCCGATCCCCTACCAGCCCGGCCTGTTCGATTACGGCCGCACCACCATCGACAAGCCGCTGCCGGTCAATCTCGGCTTCGCGGGCTTCCGGCTGCACTATCCGCTCAACAAGCCGGGCGTGCTCGACGAGCTGATCTCGTTCCTCGGCGCCAGCTACTACCGCTTCCTCGGCCGCGACCAGCTCTACGGGCTCTCGGCCCGGGGCCTGGCGGTGAATGTCGAGAGCGTCGGCGGGCCGGAGGAATTCCCGGTCTTCCGCGAGTTCTGGATCGAGATGCCGCCGAAGGGCGCCGACCGGGCGGTGATCTACGCGCTGCTCGACGGACCGTCCTGCACCGGCGCGTTCCAGTTCCTGGTCTATCCGGGCGACGAGACGGTCGTCGACGTGCGCTGCTCGCTGCATCCGCGCCGCGAGCTCGCGACCGTCGGCATCGCGCCGCTGACCTCGATGTTCTTCATCGGCGAGAACGACCGCCACCACTCGGACGATTACCGCCCCGAGCTGCACGATTCCGACGGGCTCCTGATGCAGTCCGGCGGCGGCGAGTGGATCTGGCGGCCCTTGCGCAACCCCAAGGAGCGCTGGATCTCGGCCTTCGAGGACCGCAACCCGAAGGGCTTCGGCCTGATGCAGCGCGACCGGGTGTTCGAGGATTACCAGGACCTCGAGGCGTTCTACCACCGCCGGCCGGGCTACTGGGTCGAGCCGCAGGGCGAGTGGGGCGAGGGCACGGTGCGCCTCGTCGAGCTGCCGACCGGGAACGAGACCCACGACAACATCGTGGCCTCCTGGCAGCCGAAGCAGCCCTACAAGCCCGGCGAGGCGGTGGAACTCTCCTACAAGATCCGGGCCCTCGCCGAGACCGACGACCTGCATCCCGGCGGCCGGGTGGTGAACACCTACGTCGCCCGCACCACCGCGAGCGGCGGCACGGCGGATGCCAGCGAGCCGCGCACCCGGCGCTTCCTCGTCGACTTCTCGGGCGGCGACCTCGCCTACTGGCTCACCGATCCGAAGGCGGTCGAGATCGTGCCCTCGACGACGCAGGGCAAGATCACCGCGATCTCGCTGGTGCCGAACCTCCACGTGAAGGGGTTCCGCGCGGCGATCGACGTACGGCTCGACCAGGCCGGGCAATCGACCGAGCTGCGCGCCTTCCTGCGCGCCCGCGGCCAGACGCTCACCGAGACCTGGACCTATCCGTGGAAGGCCGCGTGA
- a CDS encoding type III PLP-dependent enzyme, which translates to MTDRIRDFLRVRRELGRDEGPVMVLDLDVVRDNYTAFARALPDTRVFYAVKANPAPEVLRALAEMGSCFDTASVVEIQMALAAGATADRVSFGNTIKKERCIARALQLGVRLFAVDCQAEVDKIARAADAVKVAREDVQVFCRILCDGAGAEWPLSRKFGCVPEMAVDVLEHGTRAGLHAYGVSFHVGSQQGNTEAWDGALASASMIFRECALRGIHLSMVNLGGGFPTKYLKAVPGVESYGDAIFRALTKHFGNQLPETIIEPGRGMVGNAGMIEAEVVLVSQKSDAADEVRWVYLDIGKFGGLAETMDESIRYRILTDRDEDRTVPCVLAGPTCDSADVLYEKTPYPLPISLAIGDKVLIEGAGAYTTTYAAVAFNGFPPLQSYVI; encoded by the coding sequence ATGACCGATCGCATCCGCGATTTCCTGCGCGTGCGCCGCGAGCTCGGCCGGGACGAGGGTCCCGTGATGGTCCTCGACCTCGACGTCGTGCGCGACAACTACACCGCCTTCGCCCGCGCCCTCCCCGACACCCGGGTGTTCTACGCCGTCAAGGCGAACCCGGCCCCCGAGGTGCTGCGCGCCCTCGCCGAGATGGGCTCCTGCTTCGACACCGCCTCGGTGGTCGAGATCCAGATGGCGCTCGCCGCCGGCGCCACCGCCGACCGGGTGTCGTTCGGCAACACCATCAAGAAGGAGCGCTGCATCGCCCGCGCGCTGCAGCTCGGCGTGCGGCTCTTCGCCGTCGACTGCCAGGCCGAGGTCGACAAGATCGCCCGCGCCGCCGACGCGGTCAAGGTCGCCCGCGAGGACGTGCAGGTGTTCTGCCGCATCCTGTGCGACGGCGCCGGCGCCGAGTGGCCGCTCTCGCGCAAGTTCGGCTGCGTGCCGGAGATGGCCGTGGACGTGCTGGAGCACGGCACCCGGGCGGGGCTGCACGCCTACGGCGTGTCGTTCCACGTCGGCTCGCAGCAGGGCAACACGGAAGCTTGGGACGGGGCGCTCGCCTCCGCCTCGATGATCTTCCGCGAATGCGCCCTGCGCGGCATCCATCTCTCGATGGTCAACCTCGGCGGCGGTTTCCCGACTAAGTACCTCAAGGCGGTGCCGGGCGTGGAATCCTACGGCGACGCGATCTTCCGGGCGCTGACGAAGCATTTCGGCAACCAGCTGCCGGAGACGATCATCGAGCCGGGCCGCGGCATGGTCGGCAATGCCGGCATGATCGAGGCCGAGGTGGTGCTGGTCTCGCAGAAGTCCGACGCCGCCGACGAGGTGCGCTGGGTCTATCTCGACATCGGCAAGTTCGGCGGCCTCGCCGAGACGATGGACGAGTCGATCCGCTACCGCATCCTCACCGACCGCGACGAGGACCGCACGGTGCCGTGCGTGCTCGCCGGCCCGACCTGCGATTCGGCCGACGTGCTCTACGAGAAGACCCCGTACCCGCTGCCGATCTCGCTCGCGATCGGCGACAAGGTGCTGATCGAGGGCGCGGGCGCCTACACCACCACCTACGCGGCGGTGGCGTTCAACGGCTTCCCGCCGCTCCAGTCCTACGTGATCTGA
- a CDS encoding N-acetyltransferase, whose product MIQIRDERAADSAAREHLLDVCFGEARFTKTCERLREGRLPADGLALVVEMDGRLVATVRLWDVDAGGTPALMLGPIAVDPGLHGLGIGNRLMREALSRAAALGHRAVILVGDAPYYARFGFTRERAGSLGLPGPYAPERFLALDLVPGALDGADGMVRATGRVVPSVLPADAFRVAA is encoded by the coding sequence GTGATCCAGATCCGCGACGAGCGCGCCGCCGATAGTGCCGCCCGCGAGCACCTGCTCGACGTCTGCTTCGGCGAGGCCCGCTTCACCAAGACCTGCGAGCGCCTGCGCGAGGGGCGCCTTCCGGCGGACGGCCTCGCCCTCGTGGTCGAGATGGACGGTCGGCTGGTCGCTACCGTCCGCCTGTGGGACGTCGATGCGGGCGGAACCCCCGCCCTGATGCTCGGGCCGATCGCGGTCGATCCGGGCCTGCACGGGCTCGGCATCGGCAACAGGCTGATGCGCGAGGCCCTGTCCCGCGCCGCGGCTCTCGGCCACCGCGCCGTGATCCTGGTGGGCGACGCGCCCTACTACGCCCGCTTCGGCTTCACCCGCGAGCGGGCCGGAAGCCTGGGCCTGCCCGGACCCTACGCGCCGGAGCGGTTCCTGGCCCTCGACCTCGTGCCGGGCGCGCTCGACGGCGCGGACGGCATGGTGCGGGCGACCGGGCGGGTGGTGCCGAGCGTTCTGCCGGCCGACGCGTTCCGCGTCGCGGCGTAA
- a CDS encoding TetR/AcrR family transcriptional regulator: MARTRASDYDDKRRAILDRSAELFAAHGYDRASMSRIAEACGVSKANLYHYYRDKDEILFDVIRLHLEELLEAVEAADRPGLAPEPRLRSLAGALLEAYRDADAQHKVQINHLGLLSAERQAELKASERELVRLFSEAIAGVAPHLAGTALLKPVTMSFFGMVNWHYLWFRPGAGLTRADYADLVTRLIAEGARGIAGGRVPEVRVVG, encoded by the coding sequence ATGGCCCGCACCCGCGCCAGCGACTACGACGACAAGCGCCGGGCGATCCTCGATCGCTCGGCCGAGCTCTTCGCCGCCCACGGCTACGACCGCGCCTCGATGAGCCGGATCGCCGAGGCCTGCGGCGTCTCGAAGGCAAACCTGTATCACTACTATCGCGACAAGGACGAGATCCTGTTCGACGTGATCCGGCTGCACCTGGAGGAGCTGCTGGAGGCCGTCGAGGCCGCCGACCGCCCGGGTCTCGCGCCCGAGCCGCGCCTGCGCAGCCTCGCCGGCGCGCTGCTCGAGGCCTATCGGGACGCCGATGCCCAGCACAAGGTGCAGATCAACCATCTCGGCCTGCTCTCGGCCGAGCGGCAGGCGGAGCTGAAGGCGAGCGAGCGCGAGCTGGTGCGCCTGTTCTCCGAGGCGATCGCCGGGGTGGCGCCGCATCTCGCCGGTACGGCGCTCCTGAAGCCCGTGACCATGTCGTTCTTCGGCATGGTCAACTGGCACTATCTCTGGTTCCGGCCGGGCGCAGGGCTGACCCGGGCGGATTACGCGGATCTCGTCACGCGGCTGATCGCCGAGGGGGCGCGGGGGATCGCGGGGGGGCGGGTGCCGGAGGTGAGGGTGGTGGGGTGA